From the genome of Pelosinus fermentans DSM 17108:
CTCGTAGTCCATATGCGGCGGCTAAAATATATGGCTATTGGATTACCGTCAATTATCGTGAAGCGTATGGTATGTTTGCTTGTAATGGGATATTATTCAATCATGAATCACCTTTGCGTGGTGAAACCTTTGTCACGAGGAAAATTACTCGTGCAGTAGCTAGAATTAAAATTGGCCTACAAGATAATTTATATCTTGGCAATCTTGATGCCAAGCGTGACTGGGGCTATGCCAAAGATTATGTGGAGGCAATGTGGCTGATGCTGCAGCAAGATAAGCCAGAAGACTTTGTTGTTGCGACTGGTCAGACGCAAAAAGTGCGTGACTTTGTTGAACTGGCTTTTCGTGAAGTGGGTATTGAAGTTGTATGGCAGGGGAATGGCGTAGAGGAAAAGGGGTTGGATAAGGCAACTGGTAAGGTATTGGTTGAAGTGGATTCTCGCTATTTCCGCCCAACAGAAGTTGAATTACTTCTTGGGGATCCGACTAAGGCCAAAGAAAAGCTTGGATGGCAGGCTAAGACAACGTTAGCGGAATTAGTTTCTATGATGGTTCAGGAAGACTTAAAATCAGCAACGCGTGATGTATTATGTGAAAAAAATGGTTTTGAAGTACGTCAGTATAATGAATAAGGTGAGATATATGGAGAAAAATGCAAGAGTCTATGTTGCCGGTCATCGTGGATTGGTTGGTTCAGCACTTATTAGGACCTTGGAAAAAGAAGGATATACCAATATACTTTCGGCAACTCATTGCGAACTTGATTTAATAAACCAACAAGCCGTAGCTGATTTTTTTGCTAAAGAACAGCCGGAATATGTATTTTTAGCAGCGGCCAAGGTAGGTGGAATTTTAGCTAATTCTAATTATCCAGCTGATTTTATCTATGAAAATCTAATGATGGAAACTAATATTATTCATCACTCTTGGAAAGCGGGTGCCAAGAAATTATTATTTCTTGGTAGTTCGTGTATTTATCCGCAAATGGCTGAACAGCCAATTAAAGAGGAATCTC
Proteins encoded in this window:
- the gmd gene encoding GDP-mannose 4,6-dehydratase is translated as MKRALITGVTGQDGAYLSEFLLEKGYEVHGIKRRSSMFNTDRIDHLYKDQHENNVRLFLHYGDMTDSTNLIRIIQQVQPDEIYNLAAQSHVQVSFETPEYTANSDALGTLRILEAIRILGLERKTKFYQASTSELYGLVQETPQKETTPFYPRSPYAAAKIYGYWITVNYREAYGMFACNGILFNHESPLRGETFVTRKITRAVARIKIGLQDNLYLGNLDAKRDWGYAKDYVEAMWLMLQQDKPEDFVVATGQTQKVRDFVELAFREVGIEVVWQGNGVEEKGLDKATGKVLVEVDSRYFRPTEVELLLGDPTKAKEKLGWQAKTTLAELVSMMVQEDLKSATRDVLCEKNGFEVRQYNE